The genomic region GTGACCTGCTGTCAATGAGATATTTATGTTGACTTATCTGATGATTTTAACCATTATCTAATAGTTATAGCTAATAATATAGCCATACATAAACATAAAAAAACAAACAGGACTAAACATATGAAGAACAAACAATCAGGGTTCACGCTCGTCGAAATCATGATCGTGGTAGCAATCATCGCATTGCTCGCAGCGATCGCCGTGCCGAACTTCCTTCGCGCACGTCAACGTTCATTGGCCACATCCGTTAAAAATGATATCCGTATCATTGAATCGGCTGCAGACCAATATGCCATTGAAAGTGGTCTATCTGGTACTGCTAATATCTTATGGACAAGTATCACTGGTTACTTCAAAACAGGCAGCAAAATCGCTTCTGGGCAGTCTGCTATATCCGGAATGGATTTCTCCGCCCAATATTCATCGATTCCGGTTGGATCAAAACTCTCTGCTACAACAGCCATTAGAGCTGAATTCGCAGATACATCGATTATTCCTGTTTCTTTCTGGAATGATTAATATAAATACACATTACTACAAAAAACCCCAGCAATTGCTGGGGTTTTTTTATGTTTATAACTCTCCGATAATTTCAAATAGAGGGGTTCATCTAGGCAGATCATTATACTTTCGGTAACTGAAAAATTATAAATTCGTGATTTCCTGAATCAAAATATGGCTTTAACATGTGTCCTTGCTGAAGATATGGAAATCTGGCATAATTGCACCTAGGATAGTAATAACTTTCCAATCATTTGAGCACTTTGAAAAGATAATAAATAAATTCATGAATCAGAATAAATTGATTGTTTTATCTATAGTTATTTTCACTGCGACCTTCATTCAATGGCTACCAACAACAGGTTTTGGCTTTATCAATTTTGATGACCCAAGATTCATTGAAGAGAATCCCTTGATCTATTTGCACCCTCTAAAAACTTTTTATCATTCTATTACCACTGTCGTCATGTCTAATTGGATACCATTGACGTTTGCGAGTTTTTCCTTGGACTATCATCTATACGGACTTAATGCGCCAGGATTCCATCTTACTAATATTATTTTTCATGCATGTAATGCAGTTCTGGTTTTTTATATATTTTTCATTCTTTTGGAAAAGT from Verrucomicrobiota bacterium harbors:
- a CDS encoding prepilin-type N-terminal cleavage/methylation domain-containing protein, which gives rise to MKNKQSGFTLVEIMIVVAIIALLAAIAVPNFLRARQRSLATSVKNDIRIIESAADQYAIESGLSGTANILWTSITGYFKTGSKIASGQSAISGMDFSAQYSSIPVGSKLSATTAIRAEFADTSIIPVSFWND